The following proteins are co-located in the Paraburkholderia phytofirmans PsJN genome:
- a CDS encoding Flp family type IVb pilin: MKKFAQRFLADNKGVTAIEYGLIAGLVVLVIATAVTNVGTNVSTVLQQVADKITAPAAS; the protein is encoded by the coding sequence ATGAAAAAATTCGCACAACGCTTCCTGGCCGATAACAAGGGCGTGACGGCTATTGAATATGGCCTCATCGCAGGCCTCGTGGTGCTCGTGATCGCTACCGCGGTGACGAATGTCGGCACGAACGTCTCCACTGTCTTGCAGCAAGTCGCGGACAAGATCACCGCTCCGGCCGCATCGTAA
- a CDS encoding A24 family peptidase produces the protein MNVSVGIFLFIAWAAVVAIGDCRRRRISNSVVLAGLAAAFCCALFQCGPFGISLTQSGIGALIGLAALLPFFALGVMGAADVKVFAVLGAWCGMHALLGLWMAASLAASVHALWLLITTRTRLASLARQPGATFELAGKASTPYAACLAVAASGWLVVHGMAGSVR, from the coding sequence ATGAATGTTTCCGTGGGCATTTTCTTATTTATCGCTTGGGCAGCGGTAGTCGCAATTGGCGATTGCCGTCGGCGGCGTATATCCAATTCAGTTGTTCTCGCCGGTCTGGCGGCGGCATTTTGCTGCGCGCTTTTTCAATGCGGGCCTTTCGGTATTTCGCTGACTCAGTCAGGAATCGGCGCATTAATCGGTCTTGCTGCATTGCTGCCATTTTTCGCGCTCGGCGTGATGGGCGCCGCGGATGTCAAAGTCTTCGCCGTCCTCGGCGCATGGTGCGGCATGCACGCGCTGCTCGGTCTATGGATGGCCGCGAGTCTCGCGGCCAGCGTGCACGCTTTGTGGCTTCTGATTACCACTCGCACGCGGCTCGCAAGCCTGGCCCGTCAACCCGGCGCCACATTCGAACTCGCCGGCAAAGCATCCACGCCTTACGCAGCGTGTCTCGCCGTGGCCGCGAGCGGCTGGCTCGTCGTGCACGGCATGGCGGGAAGCGTGCGATGA